A single region of the Ancylobacter novellus DSM 506 genome encodes:
- a CDS encoding cell envelope integrity EipB family protein, producing MRFAYPVRAAAALSLLGGSALPAAAIQLTPHRATYAVSLDASKPGNRVNGAEGQITYELRGNPCAGYSVQLRQSTDLATEGGRLNSAVTTATWEDGDGNAYRFRVTNALNGEAPDEADGVAERKDGKLVVQATKPEAGTVQLGTGVLLPTQHVLKLITSAEQGESVLEAPVFDGSPDARKVYDTLSIIGKGVSDAKGLEEAATKGDLAGRMRFPVTISYYERGGDSQTPDYIISFDMFDNGVSRNLKLDYGEFALRGTLTAYEALPKEECAK from the coding sequence ATGCGTTTCGCTTACCCCGTCCGCGCCGCCGCGGCCCTTTCGCTGCTCGGCGGCTCTGCCCTGCCGGCGGCGGCGATCCAGCTGACGCCGCACCGCGCCACCTATGCCGTCTCGCTCGACGCCTCCAAGCCCGGCAACCGGGTCAACGGCGCCGAGGGGCAGATCACCTATGAGCTGCGCGGCAACCCGTGCGCCGGCTATTCTGTCCAGCTTCGCCAGAGCACCGACCTCGCCACCGAGGGCGGGCGGCTCAACAGCGCGGTGACCACTGCGACCTGGGAGGACGGCGACGGCAACGCCTACCGCTTCCGCGTCACCAACGCGCTGAACGGCGAGGCGCCGGACGAGGCGGATGGCGTCGCCGAGCGCAAGGATGGCAAGCTGGTGGTGCAGGCGACCAAGCCCGAGGCGGGCACGGTGCAGCTCGGGACCGGCGTGCTGCTGCCGACCCAGCACGTGCTCAAGCTGATCACCAGCGCCGAGCAGGGAGAATCCGTGCTCGAGGCGCCGGTGTTCGACGGCTCGCCGGACGCGCGCAAGGTCTATGACACGCTCTCCATCATCGGCAAGGGCGTGAGCGACGCGAAGGGGCTGGAAGAGGCCGCGACCAAGGGCGACCTCGCCGGGCGCATGCGCTTTCCGGTGACGATCAGCTATTACGAGCGCGGCGGCGACAGCCAGACGCCGGATTACATCATCAGCTTCGACATGTTCGACAACGGGGTGAGCCGGAACCTCAAGCTCGACTATGGCGAGTTCGCGCTGCGCGGCACGCTCACCGCCTACGAGGCGCTGCCGAAGGAGGAGTGCGCGAAGTAG
- the clpA gene encoding ATP-dependent Clp protease ATP-binding subunit ClpA, whose amino-acid sequence MPTFSRSLEQSLHRALALANERHHEYATLEHLLLSLVDDQDSAAVMRACNVDLEKLRRNLVEYIDTELDNLVQDGGEDSKPTAGFQRVIQRAVIHVQSSGREEVTGANVLVAIFAERESHAAYFLQEQDMTRYDAVNYISHGIAKRAGMSESRPVRGAEEETETKTGEDSKKKADALDAYCVNLNKKAREGKIDPLIGRDGEIQRTIQVLCRRSKNNPLFVGDPGVGKTAIAEGLARRIVNGEVPDVLRKATVFSLDMGALLAGTRYRGDFEERLKQVVKEIEAYPDAIMFIDEIHTVIGAGATSGGAMDASNLLKPALASGTLRCIGSTTYKEYRQYFEKDRALVRRFQKIDVPEPTVPDAIEILKGLKPYFEDYHRLRYTNDAIKAAVELSARYIHDRKLPDKAIDIIDESGAAQMLLPEGRRKKTIGVKEIEATVATIARIPPKTVSKDDTEILAGLETTLKRVVYGQDKAIEALASAIKLARAGLREPEKPIGSYLFSGPTGVGKTEVAKQLASSLGVELLRFDMSEYMERHTISRLIGAPPGYVGFDQGGLLTDGIDQHPHCVLLLDEIEKAHPDLFNILLQVMDHGKLTDHNGKQVDFRNVILIMTTNAGAADLTKSAFGFTRSKREGDDVEAINRLFAPEFRNRLDAIIPFAHLTNEIIALVVEKFVLQLEAQLADRNVTIELTDEASAWLVERGYDQQMGARPMGRVIQEHIKKPLADEVLFGKLRSGGHVRVIVKTDEDGETTLGFEFPEGPITPKPEKIAPAKAKRATRRKPAAPKAKKAPGTGSRAKPTGSRVPKVPLVKA is encoded by the coding sequence ATGCCAACCTTCTCCCGCAGCCTCGAGCAGTCGCTTCACCGGGCCCTTGCGCTCGCCAATGAGCGCCACCACGAATATGCGACGCTTGAGCACCTGCTGCTGTCTCTGGTCGACGACCAGGACTCGGCGGCGGTGATGCGCGCGTGCAATGTCGACCTTGAGAAGCTGCGGCGGAACCTGGTCGAATATATCGACACCGAACTCGACAACCTGGTCCAGGACGGCGGCGAGGATTCCAAGCCGACCGCCGGCTTCCAGCGCGTGATCCAGCGCGCAGTCATCCACGTCCAATCCTCCGGCCGCGAAGAAGTGACCGGCGCCAATGTGCTCGTGGCGATTTTCGCCGAGCGCGAGAGCCATGCGGCCTATTTCCTGCAAGAGCAGGACATGACCCGCTACGACGCGGTCAACTACATCAGCCACGGCATCGCCAAGCGCGCCGGCATGTCGGAGAGCCGCCCCGTGCGCGGAGCCGAAGAGGAGACGGAGACGAAGACCGGGGAGGATTCCAAGAAGAAGGCCGATGCGCTCGATGCCTACTGCGTGAACCTCAACAAGAAGGCGCGCGAAGGTAAGATCGACCCGCTGATCGGCCGCGACGGCGAGATCCAGCGCACCATCCAGGTGCTCTGCCGCCGTTCGAAGAACAACCCGCTCTTCGTCGGCGACCCCGGCGTGGGCAAGACCGCCATCGCCGAGGGCCTGGCGCGCCGCATCGTCAACGGCGAGGTGCCGGACGTGTTGCGCAAGGCCACCGTCTTCTCGCTCGACATGGGCGCGCTTCTCGCTGGCACGCGCTATCGCGGCGACTTCGAGGAGCGCCTCAAGCAGGTGGTGAAGGAGATCGAGGCCTATCCCGACGCCATCATGTTCATCGACGAGATCCACACAGTGATCGGGGCCGGCGCCACCTCCGGCGGCGCGATGGACGCTTCCAACCTGCTGAAGCCCGCGCTCGCCTCCGGGACTTTGCGCTGCATCGGCTCGACCACCTACAAGGAGTACCGTCAGTACTTCGAGAAGGACCGGGCGCTGGTCCGCCGCTTCCAGAAGATCGACGTGCCGGAGCCGACCGTGCCCGACGCGATCGAGATCCTGAAGGGGCTGAAGCCCTACTTCGAGGATTATCACCGGCTGCGCTACACCAACGACGCCATCAAGGCGGCGGTGGAACTCTCCGCGCGCTACATCCACGACCGTAAGCTGCCCGACAAGGCGATCGACATTATCGACGAGTCGGGTGCGGCGCAGATGCTGCTCCCCGAGGGCCGGCGCAAGAAGACCATCGGCGTCAAGGAGATCGAGGCGACGGTCGCCACCATCGCCCGCATCCCGCCCAAAACCGTCTCGAAGGACGACACCGAGATCCTCGCCGGGCTGGAGACCACGCTCAAGCGCGTCGTCTACGGTCAGGACAAGGCGATCGAGGCGCTCGCCTCGGCGATCAAGCTCGCCCGCGCGGGCCTGCGCGAGCCGGAGAAGCCGATCGGCTCCTACCTGTTCTCGGGCCCGACGGGCGTGGGCAAGACCGAGGTGGCCAAGCAACTCGCTTCCTCGCTCGGCGTCGAGCTGCTGCGCTTCGACATGTCCGAGTACATGGAGCGGCACACCATCTCGCGGCTGATCGGCGCGCCTCCCGGCTATGTCGGCTTCGACCAGGGAGGACTGCTCACTGACGGCATCGACCAGCATCCGCACTGCGTGCTGTTGCTGGACGAGATCGAGAAGGCGCATCCCGACCTGTTCAACATCCTGCTGCAGGTGATGGACCACGGAAAGCTGACCGACCACAACGGCAAGCAGGTCGATTTCCGCAACGTCATCCTGATCATGACGACGAATGCGGGCGCCGCCGACCTGACGAAATCGGCCTTCGGCTTCACCCGCTCGAAGCGCGAGGGCGACGACGTGGAGGCGATCAACCGTCTGTTCGCGCCGGAGTTCCGCAACCGCCTCGACGCGATCATCCCCTTCGCCCACCTCACCAACGAGATCATCGCGCTGGTGGTGGAGAAGTTCGTCCTGCAGCTGGAGGCGCAGCTCGCCGACCGCAATGTCACCATCGAGCTCACCGACGAGGCGAGCGCGTGGCTGGTGGAGCGCGGCTACGACCAGCAGATGGGAGCGCGGCCGATGGGCCGGGTGATCCAGGAGCACATCAAGAAGCCGCTGGCCGACGAGGTGCTGTTCGGCAAGCTGCGCTCGGGCGGGCATGTCCGCGTCATCGTCAAGACGGACGAGGATGGCGAGACCACGCTCGGCTTCGAGTTCCCGGAAGGGCCGATCACGCCCAAGCCCGAGAAGATCGCGCCGGCTAAGGCCAAGCGTGCGACGCGCCGCAAGCCGGCAGCGCCGAAGGCCAAGAAGGCCCCCGGCACCGGCAGCCGCGCCAAGCCGACCGGCTCGCGGGTGCCAAAGGTGCCGCTGGTCAAGGCCTGA
- a CDS encoding GNAT family N-acetyltransferase, with product MSDDTFSLRVESDITALSPDAWNGCANPSPSHIKLTSSCNQLIRIEDETHEEIQPAPHSIAAAAERRPYNPFVSHEFLAALEESGSAAPATGWLPQHLVLEAPDGTVIGACPAYLKSHSKGEYVFDGGWAEAYERAGGRYYPKLQVSVPFTPATGPRLLAAPGPLSDTARTALAEGLVTLAGMRKVSSIHATFLEDADAAVLEEEGFLPRTDQQFHWHNRGYDDFDAFLGELASRKRKQIRRERREALEDGITIHQLTGKDLTEDVWDAFFDFYMETGSRKWGRPYLTREFYSLIGERMADKVLLVMAKRAGRWIAGAINFIGGDTLYGRHWGAIEHHPFLHFEVCYHQAVDFAITRGLSTVEAGAQGEHKLARGYMPVTTRSAHYIADPQFRAAVAHYLERERAYVAEAGEELAEHAPFRHAQAEARDEP from the coding sequence ATGTCTGACGACACGTTCAGCCTCCGCGTCGAGAGCGACATCACTGCGCTTTCGCCCGATGCCTGGAACGGCTGCGCCAACCCGTCGCCCTCGCACATCAAATTAACATCTTCCTGTAACCAATTGATTCGCATAGAAGACGAGACACATGAAGAGATTCAACCAGCGCCTCACTCCATAGCTGCGGCGGCTGAGCGGCGCCCCTACAACCCCTTCGTCAGTCACGAATTCCTCGCGGCGCTGGAAGAGTCCGGCTCGGCCGCGCCCGCCACCGGCTGGCTACCGCAGCACCTCGTGCTGGAGGCGCCGGACGGCACGGTGATCGGCGCCTGCCCGGCCTATCTCAAGTCCCATTCCAAGGGCGAATATGTCTTCGACGGCGGCTGGGCCGAGGCCTATGAGCGCGCCGGCGGGCGCTACTACCCCAAGCTCCAGGTCTCGGTGCCCTTCACCCCGGCGACCGGCCCGCGCCTGCTCGCCGCGCCGGGTCCCCTGTCCGACACCGCCCGCACGGCACTCGCCGAGGGTCTCGTGACGCTGGCCGGCATGCGCAAGGTCTCCTCCATCCATGCCACCTTCCTCGAGGATGCCGACGCCGCCGTGCTGGAGGAGGAAGGCTTCCTCCCTCGCACCGACCAGCAGTTCCACTGGCACAATCGCGGCTATGACGACTTCGACGCCTTCCTCGGCGAACTCGCCTCGCGCAAGCGCAAGCAGATCAGGCGCGAGCGGCGCGAGGCGCTGGAGGACGGCATCACCATCCACCAGCTGACCGGCAAGGACCTCACCGAGGACGTCTGGGACGCCTTCTTCGATTTCTACATGGAGACCGGCTCGCGCAAATGGGGACGACCCTATCTGACGCGCGAGTTCTATTCGCTCATCGGCGAACGCATGGCCGACAAGGTGCTGCTGGTGATGGCGAAGCGCGCCGGCCGCTGGATCGCCGGCGCCATCAACTTCATCGGCGGCGACACGCTCTACGGCCGCCACTGGGGCGCGATCGAGCACCACCCCTTCCTGCATTTCGAGGTCTGCTACCACCAGGCCGTCGACTTCGCGATCACCCGCGGCCTCTCCACCGTCGAGGCCGGCGCGCAGGGCGAGCATAAGCTGGCGCGCGGCTATATGCCGGTCACCACCCGCTCGGCGCATTACATCGCCGATCCGCAGTTCCGTGCGGCGGTGGCGCATTATCTCGAGCGCGAGCGGGCCTATGTGGCCGAGGCCGGCGAGGAGCTGGCCGAGCATGCGCCGTTCCGCCACGCCCAAGCCGAGGCGCGCGACGAGCCTTGA
- the rpmG gene encoding 50S ribosomal protein L33, producing MAKATTIKIKLVSSADTGFFYVTKKNSRTMTDKLVVKKYDPVAKKHVEFREGKIK from the coding sequence ATGGCCAAGGCTACGACCATCAAGATCAAGCTCGTGTCGAGCGCCGACACCGGCTTCTTCTACGTGACCAAGAAGAACTCGCGCACCATGACCGACAAGCTGGTCGTCAAGAAGTACGACCCGGTCGCCAAGAAGCACGTCGAGTTCCGCGAAGGCAAGATCAAGTGA
- the clpS gene encoding ATP-dependent Clp protease adapter ClpS, with amino-acid sequence MMADEERRRRGDNAPGTAVITRTKPQVKRPSLYRVLLLNDDYTPMEFVVHVLEHFFTKNREEATQIMLHVHQHGVGECGVYTYEVAETKVTQVMDFARKHQHPLQCVMEKK; translated from the coding sequence ATGATGGCCGACGAGGAGCGTCGGCGGCGCGGGGACAACGCGCCCGGAACGGCGGTGATCACGCGTACCAAGCCGCAGGTGAAGCGGCCGAGCCTCTACCGGGTGCTCCTGCTCAACGACGACTACACGCCAATGGAGTTCGTCGTGCACGTGCTGGAGCATTTCTTCACCAAGAACCGGGAGGAAGCCACCCAGATCATGCTGCATGTGCATCAGCATGGCGTGGGGGAGTGTGGCGTCTATACCTACGAGGTGGCCGAGACCAAGGTCACGCAGGTCATGGACTTCGCGCGCAAGCACCAGCATCCTTTGCAGTGCGTCATGGAGAAGAAGTGA
- a CDS encoding AzlD domain-containing protein, protein MNFYSTELGAMLVVVLVGFLPNELWRVLGVLFGRRIDENSVWMQWVRAVATALLAAVVARLLLVPSGALVTLPLWLRIGAVASGIAGFLLLRRSVLAGVLTAEAVLILGGWWLGV, encoded by the coding sequence ATGAACTTCTATTCCACCGAGCTCGGCGCCATGCTGGTCGTGGTCCTCGTCGGCTTCCTGCCGAACGAGCTTTGGCGGGTGCTCGGCGTGCTGTTCGGCCGGCGCATCGACGAGAACAGCGTCTGGATGCAGTGGGTGAGGGCGGTGGCCACCGCGCTGCTCGCTGCCGTCGTCGCCCGGCTCCTGCTGGTGCCGAGCGGCGCGCTGGTGACGCTGCCGCTCTGGCTGCGCATCGGCGCGGTGGCGAGCGGCATTGCCGGCTTCCTCCTCCTGCGCCGCTCGGTTCTCGCCGGTGTGCTCACCGCCGAGGCGGTGCTGATCCTCGGCGGCTGGTGGCTGGGCGTCTGA
- a CDS encoding HIT family protein, with product MAYDPGNIFAKILRGELPAHRVYEDDRALAFLDIMPRSTGHALVIPKAAARNLLDVAPDDLAYVAQVAQRIARAQVKAFDADGISVHQFNETAGGQVVFHLHVHVIPRFEGVDLLPPQSKMEAPEVLAENAARLKAALEN from the coding sequence ATGGCCTACGATCCCGGCAATATCTTCGCGAAGATCCTGCGCGGCGAACTGCCCGCCCACCGCGTCTATGAGGACGACCGGGCGCTCGCCTTCCTCGACATCATGCCGCGCTCGACGGGCCACGCGTTGGTGATCCCGAAGGCCGCCGCGCGAAACCTGCTCGACGTCGCCCCCGACGACCTCGCCTATGTGGCGCAGGTCGCCCAGCGCATCGCCAGGGCGCAAGTGAAGGCGTTCGACGCCGACGGCATCAGCGTCCACCAGTTCAACGAGACGGCCGGCGGCCAGGTGGTGTTCCACCTGCACGTCCACGTCATCCCGCGCTTCGAGGGCGTCGACCTGCTGCCGCCGCAATCGAAGATGGAAGCGCCCGAGGTGCTGGCGGAGAACGCCGCGAGGCTGAAGGCGGCGCTGGAGAACTGA
- a CDS encoding RidA family protein — translation MSGTVEAKLASLGIVVPAATAPAANYVPTVVSGNLLWISGQISVANGQMMTGKLSSEADVEAGRAAARQCAINVIAQIKSALGDLDRVKRVVKLVGFVNSAPDFSDHPKVVNGASDLFVEVFGDAGRHARSAVGVAALPFNVSVEVEAVIEFA, via the coding sequence ATGTCAGGAACGGTTGAGGCGAAGCTCGCCTCGCTCGGCATTGTCGTCCCCGCCGCCACTGCGCCGGCAGCGAACTACGTGCCTACCGTCGTCAGCGGCAACCTCCTGTGGATCTCCGGCCAGATCTCCGTCGCCAACGGCCAGATGATGACCGGCAAGCTCAGCTCCGAGGCCGATGTCGAGGCCGGCCGCGCCGCCGCGCGCCAGTGCGCCATCAACGTGATCGCGCAGATCAAGTCGGCGCTGGGCGACCTCGACCGGGTGAAGCGGGTGGTCAAGCTGGTCGGCTTCGTCAACTCCGCGCCGGACTTCTCCGATCACCCCAAGGTGGTGAACGGCGCCTCCGACCTGTTCGTCGAGGTGTTCGGCGATGCGGGCCGCCACGCCCGCTCGGCGGTGGGCGTCGCCGCCCTGCCCTTCAATGTCAGCGTCGAGGTCGAGGCCGTCATCGAATTCGCCTGA
- a CDS encoding DUF3572 domain-containing protein, producing the protein MRSSKPLSTQQAAREVSLGALSYLAVDPERIGPFLAESGLSPADLRGAIGSSAFHVALLDYMINRQDLLVAYADEAEIEPGHVVAAREILAHADIGEE; encoded by the coding sequence ATGAGAAGCTCCAAACCCCTCTCGACCCAGCAGGCCGCGCGCGAGGTCAGCCTCGGCGCCCTTTCCTATCTCGCCGTCGATCCCGAGCGCATCGGCCCCTTCCTGGCGGAAAGCGGCCTGTCGCCTGCCGATCTGCGCGGGGCCATCGGCTCGAGCGCCTTCCATGTGGCGCTGCTCGACTACATGATCAACCGGCAGGACCTGCTCGTCGCCTATGCGGACGAGGCGGAGATCGAGCCCGGCCATGTGGTTGCCGCGCGCGAGATACTGGCCCACGCCGACATAGGCGAAGAGTAG
- a CDS encoding response regulator has product MSKTVLIVEDNELNMKLFNDLLEAHGYSTVGTRSGVEAMDLARRHRPDLILMDIQLPEVSGLDVTRALKADPELKAIPVIAVTAFAMKGDEERIREGGCEAYLSKPISVSKFLETVRQFLPAA; this is encoded by the coding sequence ATGTCCAAGACCGTCCTGATCGTCGAGGACAACGAGCTCAACATGAAGCTCTTCAACGATCTGCTCGAAGCGCACGGCTATAGCACGGTGGGCACGCGCAGCGGCGTGGAGGCGATGGATCTGGCGCGCCGGCACCGGCCCGACCTGATCCTGATGGACATCCAGCTTCCCGAGGTTTCCGGCCTCGACGTGACCCGCGCGCTAAAGGCCGATCCGGAATTGAAGGCGATCCCCGTCATCGCCGTGACCGCCTTCGCCATGAAGGGCGACGAGGAGCGGATTCGCGAAGGCGGCTGCGAGGCCTATCTGTCGAAGCCGATCTCGGTGTCGAAGTTCCTCGAGACGGTGCGCCAGTTCCTGCCTGCGGCCTGA
- a CDS encoding AzlC family ABC transporter permease, producing the protein MSVPVRPAQCFARGLLGALSVPGFVLVATFVGFGGLLHDLSFPLGAGLLSTLLIWALPAQVILIGGLAAGASLPALAVAVCLSGVRLLPMVVSLMPLMRGPRPRLSTELFCAHFVAVTLWVEGFRLLPKVSPEGRPAYACGLGSGLIALSMAGTAIGFYLTHTLPGPFAIALLLLTPISFTILLVRNAREPVDWLAIVLGAGISPLAVNAPGGLDLFWAGVGGGTLAFLIARHMPRRRA; encoded by the coding sequence GTGTCCGTCCCGGTCCGCCCGGCGCAGTGTTTTGCGCGCGGTCTGCTGGGGGCGCTTTCCGTGCCGGGATTCGTGCTGGTGGCGACTTTCGTCGGCTTTGGCGGGCTACTTCACGACCTCAGTTTCCCGCTCGGCGCCGGGCTGCTCTCGACGCTGCTGATCTGGGCGCTGCCGGCACAGGTGATCCTGATCGGCGGGCTCGCCGCGGGCGCCTCGCTGCCGGCACTGGCGGTGGCCGTCTGCCTGTCGGGCGTGCGGCTGCTGCCGATGGTGGTGTCGCTCATGCCGTTGATGCGCGGCCCGCGCCCGCGCCTTTCCACCGAGCTCTTCTGCGCCCATTTCGTCGCCGTGACTCTCTGGGTCGAAGGCTTCCGCCTGCTGCCCAAGGTATCCCCTGAGGGACGCCCCGCCTATGCCTGCGGGCTGGGGAGCGGGCTGATCGCGCTGAGCATGGCCGGCACGGCGATCGGCTTCTATCTCACCCATACGCTGCCGGGGCCGTTCGCCATTGCCTTGCTGCTCCTGACCCCGATTTCCTTCACCATCCTCCTGGTGCGCAACGCCCGCGAGCCGGTGGACTGGCTCGCCATCGTGCTCGGCGCGGGGATATCGCCTCTGGCGGTAAACGCGCCGGGCGGGCTGGACCTGTTCTGGGCCGGCGTGGGAGGGGGCACGCTCGCCTTCCTCATCGCCCGCCATATGCCGAGGCGGCGGGCATGA
- a CDS encoding glycerophosphodiester phosphodiesterase family protein — MNAPDWLTARPVAHRALHDVSRGVIENTASAVDAAIARAYAIEVDIQLSSDGEAMVFHDDTLERLTLAAGPAKALSRAQLKAIEMRGTADRMMTLAELLARVAGRVPLVVELKSQFDGDTAVAARAADILAAYDGPAALMSFDPDLVAAVRHLAPHLPRGITMEHRYDDPEWDMLPPARKFAYGNLLHFPRTRPDFIAHYVKELPSAPVSLARRALHLPVLTWTVRTAEDRAIAARHADQMIFEGFLP; from the coding sequence ATGAACGCCCCCGATTGGCTCACCGCCCGGCCGGTGGCGCATCGCGCGCTGCACGATGTCTCGCGGGGCGTCATCGAGAACACGGCCTCGGCGGTAGATGCTGCCATCGCCCGCGCCTACGCCATCGAGGTCGACATCCAGCTTTCGTCGGACGGCGAGGCGATGGTGTTCCATGACGACACGCTGGAGCGCCTCACCCTCGCCGCCGGCCCTGCCAAGGCGCTCAGCCGCGCGCAGCTCAAGGCGATCGAGATGCGCGGCACCGCCGACCGGATGATGACGCTCGCCGAATTGCTGGCGCGCGTCGCCGGCCGCGTCCCGCTGGTCGTCGAGTTGAAGAGCCAGTTCGACGGCGACACGGCCGTCGCCGCCCGCGCCGCCGACATCCTCGCCGCCTATGACGGCCCGGCGGCGCTTATGTCCTTCGATCCCGATCTCGTCGCCGCCGTGCGCCATCTGGCGCCGCACCTCCCGCGTGGCATCACCATGGAGCACCGCTACGACGACCCGGAATGGGACATGCTCCCGCCGGCGAGGAAGTTCGCCTACGGCAACCTGCTGCATTTCCCGCGCACAAGGCCGGATTTCATCGCCCACTATGTCAAGGAGCTGCCCTCGGCGCCGGTCTCCCTCGCCCGCCGCGCCTTGCATCTTCCGGTGCTGACCTGGACCGTGCGCACCGCCGAGGATCGCGCCATCGCCGCGCGGCACGCGGACCAGATGATCTTTGAGGGCTTTCTGCCCTGA
- a CDS encoding phasin family protein: MLQNIDDIQKLGKDNLDLAMKSFGTVSKGVQAIAVEVADYSKKSFEEGTATAEKLFGAKTLDKAVEIQSEYFKHAYEGFVAQATKMGELYADLAKETYKPYESLIGKIPTGK; this comes from the coding sequence ATGCTGCAGAACATCGATGATATCCAGAAGCTCGGTAAGGACAATCTGGACCTCGCCATGAAGAGCTTCGGTACCGTTTCGAAGGGCGTCCAGGCGATCGCCGTCGAAGTTGCCGACTATTCCAAGAAGTCGTTCGAGGAAGGCACCGCGACCGCCGAGAAGCTGTTCGGCGCCAAGACCCTCGATAAGGCGGTCGAGATCCAGTCCGAGTATTTCAAGCACGCTTACGAGGGCTTCGTCGCCCAGGCGACCAAGATGGGTGAACTCTACGCCGATCTCGCCAAGGAGACCTACAAGCCGTATGAGAGCTTGATCGGGAAGATCCCGACCGGCAAGTGA
- a CDS encoding DNA polymerase IV encodes MALPGFCRDCLCEADDAPRCRHCGSPRLARHAELEQLHIAHIDCDAFYAAVEKRDDPKLRDVPVIVGGGKRGVVSTACYLARVNGVRSAMPMFKALALCPDAVVVKPNMAKYVVVGRQIRERMLALTPLVEPLSIDEAFLDLAGTERLHGESPARALARLARSIESEIGVTISIGLAPNKFLAKIASELDKPRGFAVIGAAEAVDFLASRSVATIWGVGKATQERLAREGFRLIADLQAADEATLARRFGNEGLRLWRLARGIDSRPVNPERETKSVSTETTFDVDISDFRALEQELYRLTRKLSDRLKAGNYAGRTVTLKLKTADFKLITRARSLEDPTRLAHRIFEHARELLAKETDGRRFRLIGVGVSELADPTLADPADLVDARATKRGLAELATDSLRARFGKEIIDRGIALDAPRRRGAEQPHRNVPDAAAQEAAESTTSRTPPSAAPRRR; translated from the coding sequence ATGGCGCTGCCGGGCTTCTGCCGCGACTGCCTGTGCGAGGCGGACGACGCACCGCGCTGCCGGCATTGCGGCAGCCCGCGCCTCGCCCGCCACGCCGAGCTCGAGCAGCTCCACATCGCCCATATCGACTGCGACGCCTTCTACGCCGCGGTGGAGAAGCGCGACGACCCGAAGCTGCGCGACGTTCCCGTCATCGTCGGCGGCGGCAAGCGCGGCGTGGTCTCCACCGCCTGCTACCTCGCCCGCGTCAACGGCGTGCGCTCGGCCATGCCGATGTTCAAGGCGCTGGCGCTCTGCCCCGACGCCGTCGTGGTGAAGCCGAACATGGCGAAATACGTCGTGGTCGGCCGGCAGATCCGCGAGCGCATGCTGGCTCTCACCCCCCTCGTCGAACCGCTCTCCATCGACGAGGCATTCCTCGACCTCGCCGGCACCGAGCGCCTGCATGGCGAGAGCCCGGCCCGCGCGCTCGCCCGCCTCGCCCGCTCGATCGAGAGCGAGATCGGCGTGACCATCTCCATCGGGTTGGCGCCGAACAAGTTCCTCGCCAAGATCGCCTCCGAGCTCGACAAGCCGCGCGGCTTCGCGGTAATCGGCGCTGCCGAGGCGGTGGACTTCCTCGCCTCCCGCAGCGTCGCCACCATCTGGGGCGTGGGAAAAGCGACGCAGGAGCGCCTCGCCCGCGAGGGCTTCCGCCTGATCGCCGACCTGCAGGCGGCGGACGAGGCGACGCTCGCCCGGCGCTTCGGCAATGAGGGGCTGCGGCTGTGGCGTCTCGCGCGCGGCATCGACTCGCGGCCGGTGAATCCCGAGCGCGAGACCAAGAGCGTCTCCACCGAGACCACCTTCGACGTCGACATCAGCGATTTCCGCGCGCTGGAGCAGGAGCTCTACCGGCTGACGCGAAAACTCTCGGATCGGTTGAAAGCAGGGAACTATGCCGGCCGCACGGTGACACTGAAGCTGAAGACCGCCGATTTCAAGCTGATCACCCGCGCCCGCTCGCTGGAAGACCCGACGCGTCTCGCCCACCGCATCTTCGAGCATGCCCGGGAATTGCTGGCGAAGGAGACGGACGGGCGCCGCTTCCGCCTCATCGGCGTCGGCGTTTCGGAACTCGCCGACCCGACGCTGGCCGATCCGGCCGACCTCGTCGACGCGCGGGCCACCAAACGCGGCTTGGCCGAACTCGCCACCGACAGCCTGCGCGCCCGCTTCGGCAAGGAGATCATCGACCGCGGCATCGCGCTCGACGCGCCGCGCCGGCGCGGCGCCGAACAACCGCACCGCAACGTGCCCGACGCCGCGGCGCAGGAAGCGGCGGAGAGCACTACTTCGCGCACTCCTCCTTCGGCAGCGCCTCGTAGGCGGTGA